The DNA window TCAGTATCGCGGCAGAATGGTACAAGAGTTTGATCTCGACGCTGCATTGGCTCGCCACCCGGCATTGATCCTGATGGACGAGCTGGCGCACAGCAACGCCCATGGCTCGCGCCATCCGAAGCGCTGGCAGGATGTCGAAGAGCTGCTGGATGCCGGTATCGACGTGCTGACCACCGTCAACGTACAACATCTGGAAAGCCTGAACGACGTGGTCGGCGGCGTGACCGGGGTACGGGTACGTGAAACCGTGCCCGATCACGTGTTCGACGAAGCCACCGAGGTGGTGCTGGTTGACCTGCCGCCGGACGATCTGCGCCAGCGTCTGAATGAAGGCAAGGTGTATATCCCCGGTCAGGCCGAACGTGCCATCGAGCACTTTTTCCGTAAGGGCAATCTGATTGCCCTGCGCGAACTGGCATTGCGCCGCACCGCCGATCGGGTCGATGACCAGATGCGCGCCTTCCGCGACACTCAGGGGCGTGAACGCGTGTGGCATACCCGCGACAGTATCCTGCTGTGCGTCGGCCATAACAGCGGCAACGAAAAACTGGTGCGTATCGCCGCCCGTCTGGCGGCCCGGCTGGGCTGCCACTGGCACGCAGTCTATGTCGAAACGCCCAAATTGCACCGTTTACCGGAGAGCCAGCGCCGGGCAATTTTGCGAGCGCTGCGGCTGGCGCAGGAGTTGGGGGCCGAAACCGCCACCCTGTCCGAACCTGATGAAGAACGCGCGGTGCTGCGTTACGCCCGTGAGCACAACCTGGGTAAAATCATTATTGGCCGTCGCAGCGAACAGCGCTGGAAACTACGCGGCAGCTTTGCCGATCGCCTCGGCAAGTTGGGTCCGGACCTCGATCTGGTGATTGTCGCGCTGGAAAACGACAGCCCCCCGCAGCCAGGCAAAGAACACGACAGCCGCAACTTTGGCGAGAAATGGCGTATGCAACTGCGTGGCTGTGCCGTCGCCGTCGCACTCTGCGCCCTGATCACTCTGCTGTCCCAGTGGCTGCTGCCGGGGTTCGACCAGGCCAATCTGGTGATGGTCTACCTGCTTGGCGTGGCCATTGTCGCGCTGTTCTTCGGCCGCTGGCCGTCGGTGCTGGCGGCGGTGATCAACGTCGCCAGTTTTGACCTGTTTTTCGTCCAGCCGGAATGGTCGTTTGCCGTCAGCGATATGCAATATCTGCTGACCTTCGGCGTGATGCTGACGGTCGGCATCACTATCGGTAACCTGACAGCCGGCGTACGTTATCAGGCGCGGGTGGCGCGCTACCGCGAGCAGCGGGCTCGTCATCTGTATGAGATCTCCCGCGGGCTGAGCCAGGCGCTGACCACCGAAGACATCGCCAAAACCAGCCGCCACTTCCTCTCCAGCAGTTTCCAGGCCAAAACCGTGCTGCTGCTGCCACAGGAAGACGGCAAGCTGCAGCAAATGGTAGGGGAAACCGGCGGGCTGCTGTCGGTAGATGAGGCTATTGCGCGCTGGAGTTTCGACAAGGGCATGCCGGCCGGAGCTGGTACCGATACCCTGCCCGGCGTTCCCTATCAACTGTTGCCGTTAGCCACGTCGAAACAAACCTTTGGCCTGTTGGCCATCGAGCCCAGCAACCTGCGTCAGCTGATGGTGCCGGAACAACAGCGGTTGCTACAGACTTTTGCGGTATTGATTGCCAGCGCGCTGGAACGCTTGCATTTGGCGCGCAGCGCCGAGGAAGCAAAACTGGACGCCGAACGCGAACAACTGCGCAACTCGCTGCTGGCGGCGCTGTCCCACGATTTACGCACTCCGCTGACGGTGCTGTTCGGCCAGGCGGAAATTCTGACGCTCGATCTGGCGGCGGAAGGCTCCAACCATGCGACCCAGGCCAGTCAGATCCGCCAGCAGGTGCTGAGCACCACCCGGCTGGTGAACAACCTGCTGGATATGGCGCGCATTCAATCCGGCGGTTTCAACCTGCGCAAAGAGTGGCAATCGCTGGAAGAGATCGTCGGCGCATCGCTGCATATGCTGGAGCCGCTGATGACTCAGCATCAAATCAAGGTTGAGCTACCGGCGGAGCTGGTATTGGTTAATTGCGACGGCAGCCTGCTGGAGCGCGTGTTCACTAACCTGTTGGAAAATGCCAATAAATATGCCGGCTACGATGCTACTATCGGTATTCGTGCCCATACTCTGCCAGAGTGGCTGGAAGTCGAAGTCTGGGACGATGGGCCGGGCATTCCCGAAGGGAAAATGCAGCTTATTTTCGATAAGTTTTCTCGCGGCAATAAAGAGTCGGCGATCCCCGGCGTGGGTTTGGGGTTAGCAATTTGCCGTGCCATTATTGAAGTGCACGGTGGCCGTATCTGGGCCGAAAACGGTGCCAACGGCGGTGCCAGCTTCCGCTTTGTATTGCCGCTGGAGAAACCGCCAGAAATAGACAGCGAAGCCTTTGATCTTTAATCAAGTCCCGGGAGTCTTGTGAGCAACACGCCAACCAATATTCTGATTGTTGAAGATGAAAAAGAGATCCGGCGTTTCGTCCGTACCGCCCTGGAAAGTGAAGGCCTGCGGGTGTTTGAAAGCGAAACGCTGCAACGCGGGCTGATTGAAGCCGGCACGCGTAAACCGGATCTGATTATTCTCGATTTGGGGTTGCCGGACGGCGACGGGCTTAACTATATCCGCGATTTACGCCAATGGAGCGCCATTCCGGTCATCGTGTTGTCGGCACGCAACGCAGAGGAAGACAAAATCGCCGCGCTGGACGCCGGGGCGGATGACTATCTCAGCAAGCCATTTGGTATTGGCGAATTGCTGGCGCGCGTGCGGGTCGCGTTGCGACGTCATTCCGGTAGCCTGCAGGAAAGCCCGTTGGTCAGCTTCTCAGAAATCACCGTAGATCTGATTAATCGCCGGGTGCTGCGCCAGGGGGAAGATTTGCATCTGACGCCAATAGAGTTTCGACTGCTGGCCGAGTTGCTGGCCAACTCCGGCAAGGTGTTGACCCAGCGGCAGCTTCTTAGCCACGTGTGGGGGCCGAACTACGTCGAACACAGCCATTATCTGCGAATTTATATGGGCCATCTGCGGCAGAAACTGGAGGCCGACCCGGCCCGGCCAAAACACTTGCTGACCGAAACCGGCGTCGGTTACCGCTTTATGCCTTGAAGTTAATGGGCGCAGCATGCGGCGCCCCTACTGTTGTGGGCCTTTCTTCAACCCTATCATAAATTCCTTGAACGCTTCGCGCAGCGGTGCAAATACCGGATGCTTGCGGTTTTCGATCATCACTTCGGAAAACAGTTTCAGGCCAACGGCAAAGGCCGCACTGTTGTTCTCGCCAAAGTTCAGGTCTTCACGCGCTTTGATGCGCTCAACGATTCCAAGAATGTCGTCGTGGTTTTCTACTTCAAAACTCAGTGGCGCTTTCTCTACCGGCTCACCTTTGCGATCGCTTAAGGCTTCAACGGTGATGCGGAAACGGTGGCCTGGCATTATTCATTCTCCTGTGCCGTCGGGGTAATGTTCATTTCGCTTTCAATCGCCGCCACGGCGGTCAGCAACGCAGCATTGATGCGTTCCACCTGCTGCGCGGAAAGATCGGCACGCATCACGTTGCCGCGTAGCAAACTGCGCAGGCGGTTCATGGCATCAGAGATGCCCTCTGCCAGATTGCCGTGATGATGATGACCGCGATCGGCACCGGCCAAACGGGCCAGGATCACGTCGACAACGGCCTGGTGCTTTTGTAATTCATTCTGGCCCAGTTCAGTGATCTGATAACTTTTACGGCCGTTACTGCTGGTGATTGGCTCGAGGAAATCCTGTTCTTCCAACAGCGTCAGGGTCGGGTAAATCACCCCCGGGCTTGGCACGTACAGACCGGAAGAAGCCTCATCAATGGCCTTGATCAGTTCATAACCGTGGCTCGGTTTGCGTGCCACCAGCGCCAACAGCACCAGTCGCAAATCGCCATGTTCAAACATGCGGTGACGGCCACCACGACCGCCGCGTCCGCCCCGGCCATGCTCTTCGCCGTGATCGCCGCCAAAGTGATGACGTCCGCCGCGGCGGCGATGATGATGACAGAGCCCTTCTTCGTGCTCAGGATGACCGCCGTGACGACGGTGTGAATCTAAACGGTGAAACATAGCTATACCTCTCAATAGATAGTTAGTTGACGAGGCGGTTTAGATATATCTAAACGACTTCGATATAGCTAATCTAGATCGATATATCTAAATGCGCAAGCGCTGTTCGTAAAATAGATATATCTAAATTGCAGACATAAAAAAAGCGCTGTAAAAACAGCGCTTTCATCGGGAGTGGGGAAAACTTACTTGGCGGAAGCCAGCACTGCGCTGACGATTTCGACCGCTTCGTGCTCGATCTTTTCGCGATGTTCGGCCCCCAGGAAGCTCTCACAATAAATCTTGTAAGCCTCTTCGGTACCGGAAGGACGCGCTGCGAACCAGCCATTGTCAGTCATCACTTTCAGGCCGCCAATGGGTGCGCCGTTGCCCGGTGCTGCGGTCAGACGTGCGGTGATCGGATCACCCGCCAGAGTATCGGCCTTGACCATTTCCGGTGACAGCTTGGACAACGCGGCTTTCTGCGCTGAGGTTGCCGGCGCCTGAATGCGGTTGTAGCTCGGTGCGCCAAAGCGTTTGGCCAGATCTTCGTAGTGATTTTGTGGGTTTTCACCGGTGACTGCGGTGATTTCCGCCGCCAACAGACACATAATCATGCCGTCTTTATCGGTAGACCAAGGTTTGCCGTTGAAACGCAGGAAGGATGCCCCAGCGCTCTCTTCGCCACCAAAGCCCAGGCTGCCATCGTACAAGCCATCGACAAACCATTTGAAGCCCACTGGCACTTCCACCAGTTTACGGCCCAGAGAGGCGACCACGCGGTCAATCATTGCACTGGAAACCAGCGTTTTGCCCACCGCCACATCGGCGCCCCACTGTGGACGATGCTGGAACAGGTAGTTGATGGACACCGCCAGATAATGGTTCGGGTTCATCAGGCCCTTCGGCGTAACAATGCCGTGGCGGTCGTAATCCGGGTCGTTGGCGAACGCCAGATCGAACTTGTCACGCAGCGCCAGCAAACCACCCATCGCCGGCACTGACGAACAGTCCATGCGGATCACGCCGTCGTGGTCCAGGTGCATAAAGCGGAAGGTCTGATCGATAGAGTCGTTCACCAGCGTCAGATCCAGCTTGTAATGCTCGGCAATACGCTGCCAGTAGGCAATGCCGGAACCGCCAAGCGGATCGACGCCCAACTTCAGGCCGGCACGCTGGATAGCAGGCATATCGACAATATCCACCAACCCTTCGACGTACGGCTGCACCAGATCTTGTGCGTGCACGCGGCCGCTGTTCCAGGCCTTGTCCAATGACTGACGCTGAACGCCTTGCAGCTGCAAAGACAGCAGTTCATTGGCGCGCTTTTCAATCACCGAGGTCAGATTGGTGTCGGCCGGGCCGCCGTTGGTCGGGTTATATTTGATGCCACCGTCTTCCGGGGGATTGTGAGACGGGGTAATAACGATGCCGTCGGCCAATGCCCCACCGTTGCGGTTATGGCACAAAATGGCATGGGATACCGCAGGGGTTGGCGTGAAGCCGTTATTTTCCTGCACGACAACATCGACGCCATTGGCGGTCAACACTTCCAGTACAGAAATAAAGGCAGGCTCGGACAGCGCATGAGTGTCTTTGCCCACGTAGCATGGGCCGGTCACCCCTTGCTGATGGCGGACTTCCGCAATCGCCTGCGCAATAGCGAGAATATGGTTTTCATTAAAGCTATGACGCAGAGCGCTGCCGCGATGGCCCGAAGTACCGAACTTCACCGCGTGTGCTGCATTGCCCGCTTCAGGTTGCAGTACATAGTACTGCGACGTCAGCTGGGCTACGTTGATCAAATCGCTTTGCTGAGCCGGTTGCCCGGCACGTGGATTATTCGCCATCGACATATCTCCCTATCCCTGTCCTGCGGCCTGGCAATATGTCGCTCACGGCCACCATGACGGGCTGTTCGCTAAATTAGATAGTGCCGCAAACTTTTTCTGTCAGTTCCGCTGGGAACTGCATAGCCTGCATGATGTGTTCCACCATGCTGCGTTTACGACCGGTATTGGTATTGGTGATCACCCAGTAAGGGGTGCCTGGAACGTGCTTTGGTTTGGTGTGCGTTCCGTTTGCCAGCAGGGTTTGCTGATCGCCGGCAAAATAGGTGCGGGTACGGCCATGTAACGCCTCGGTCGCCGTGGCAAAACCGGCCGCGTCGAGGGTATACAGGGTGGAGAGTACCAGCATAAAACGGTTCACCGCTTTGTTCTGCTCGGCATATTCATCCGACAACAGCAGCTCACGCACGGCACGTACGCGATCGCGCGGGCGCGACGCGGCAACAATTTTATCCTGTTCAGCGCTCTGGGCACTGGCTGCCGGCACCGCACGTAACGGCTGACCTGCGGTAAATTTCAACATGCGGCGCAAAATATCGGACGCGCTCTCACCAATATGTTGCGTGTGGCTGGCAATATAACGGTAGAGCTCTTCGTCGACTTCAATAGTTTTCATCTTTATCCAGTACTGTTTTTTTCTACTTAGAACCTGAAGCCAGATCCTGCATTCAAGCCATGGGATTATAAGGTTAAAAGCGCAGATGCGAACATCACAATGTGCCTCAACACGGCAAAAGCAGACAATTACCTAAAGCCTGCCTGGCATCGGCTCTGCCAACCCATCACCTTACCATGAAAAATCCGCGTTATACCCTATGGATTTCAAGTCGCAGCTAGGCGACCAACTCGCTCATCCCCAGGCGCTTACTCAAGTAAGTAACTGGGGTGAGCTAGTGCAGGTAACAACGCTGCGGCTTGAAAGGCGACGGGTATTTTCATCGTGTGTTTTAATCATGATACCCTAATCTGAATCTCACTCAGTATGAACTTCGCCATGAAATTACATTATCAACTGCTGGCCTGCGAGTCCGATGCTCTGCCGGTTGTCCTGATCCACGGGCTGTTTGGCAATCTGGACAATCTGGGCGTGCTGGCGCGCGACCTGAACCAACAGCACAGCGTGATTAAAGTCGATCTGCGCAACCACGGCCTGTCGCCACGTTCAGAGGTGATGACCTACCCGGAAATGGCGCGTGATCTGCTGACGCTGCTGGATGATTTGCAGTTGGACAAGGTCATTGTGATTGGACCACTCGATGGGCGGCAAAGCGGCGATGGCGCTGACGGCAATCGCACCTGAGCGAGTGGAAAAACTGATCGTTATTGACGTGGCACCGGTGGATTATCAAACCCGTCGCCACGACGAGATTTTTGTCGCCTTACAAGCCGTAAGTGCGGCCGGTATCACCCAACGCCAGCAGGCGGCAGAACTGATGCGCGACTACCTGAAGGAAGAAGGAGTGATCCAGTTCCTGCTGAAATCCTTCCACCAGGGCGAATGGCGCTTTAACCTGCCGGTGCTGATCGAACAATACGAAAACATCACCGGCTGGCAGGAGGTTCCCGCCTGGCCGCATCCCACATTATTCATTCGTGGTGGTCTGTCGCCCTACGTGCAGGACAGCTACCGCGCAGATATTGCCCGCCAGTTCCCGCAGGCTCGCGCGCACGTAGTCGCCGGCACCGGGCACTGGGTTCATGCGGAAAAACCGGAGGCGGTGCTGCGCGCAATTCACCGTTTTCTCGGCGAAGCCTGAGTCGACCAGACCTTTAGCCTGATGCGTACAGCCGCCTAAAACAATCATCTGGTGAAAAAACGCGCTAAAGATAACGGCTTAGCACGTTTTCGGCTCAGTTAAGCATTGTCGTTGCTCCACCTGCTGGGGTAATATGGCGCGCTATAATTTTGCCGCCGTGTCGAGCGTGTTGATTAACGCCTGGCTGGGGGTGAATTTGGGTTAGGGTTTATTGGCCCGAAGTGTGTTAACCGAACCATCCAGAAGCGTCTACGCGCTTTTAGATGCAAACTCCCTTGCAGTACCGCTACCTATGGCAAAAGAACAAACGGATCGCACGACGCTGGATCTGTTCGCAGATGAACGCCGTCCGGGGCGCCCGAAAACCAACCCGCTATCCCGAGATGAACAGCTTAGAATCAATAAGCGTAATCAGCTTCGACGCGATAAAGTCCGTGGCTTACGGCGTGTGGAACTGAAGATCAACGCGGATGCGGTGGACGCTCTGAACAAACTGGCGGAACAGCGGAACATCAGCCGCAGCGAGCTTATTGAGCAAATGCTGTTGGCACAACTGGCGGACGACCAGCCAGAACATTGATCATTGCAGCCGCACATGCGGCGCGGCGTTAAGGATGACGCCCGATCAACATCATTTTATTCCACCCGGTATCGCATAAACGTGATAAAACCCCGGGGTAAATTTCTGGCATGATACGCAATTACCGGTGAGGGCTCCCCTTGCCATGGCATCATTTTAATCGGTGTTATCGTGGTCAGCGCTAACATCGTGTAATGCAATTTATTGAATTTAAAGGTTATACGCGATATGGCTAATGTAGGCATTTTCTTTGGCAGCGACACTGGCAATACCGAAAACATTGCCAAGATGATCCAGAAAATTCTTAAGCAACAGTTCGGTGACGATGTGTGCGAAATTCACGACATCGCCAAAAGCAGCAAAGAAGACCTGGAAGGCTTCGACATTTTGTTGCTCGGTATTCCAACCTGGTACTACGGCGAAGCCCAGTGTGACTGGGATGACTTCTTCCCAACGCTGGAAGACATCGACTTCAACGGCAAGCTGGTAGCCCTGTTTGGCTGCGGCGATCAGGAAGACTACGCAGAATATTTCTGTGATGCGATGGGCACCATCCGCGACATCATTGAACCGCGTGGCGCTGCCATAGTCGGCCACTGGCCAACCAAAGGCTATCATTTCGAAGCCTCGAAAGGTTTGGCAAGCGACAGCCACTTCATTGGCCTGGCGATTGACGAAGACCGTCAACCTGAACTGACCAATGAGCGTGTTGAAGGTTGGGTAAAACAAATCGTCGAAGAGCTGAGCCTGGCCGAGATCGTCGGCTAACGCCAAAGGTTGAACAAAAGCCCTGCAAAGTGCATAGTGTTGCCGGCAGGGCCATCATTGGCAGTACTGATTACTGCAATCGAAGATACATATTTGTAACTTCCCACATCGTCAAGGTAGACTGAGTTATCGGTTTATCCCGCCCATCAAGACGTTGCGTGTGTAACATGCAATAGTGCAATTATATCTTTGTTAACAACCGGCGGTTTCTATTTAGGTCAACCGGTTCTATAATGAGACGCAATTAACTCTTTGTGCCGACCGATGCCACAGGCGAGAACGCCTCAACTTGATTAGCATAGTAACAGGACTGAATCCGCATGACTGACAACAACACCGCATTGAAGAAGGCCGGCTTAAAAGTCACGCTTCCGCGACTCAAAATCCTGGAAGTACTGCAAAATCCGGAATGCCATCACGTCAGTGCGGAAGATCTGTACAAAAAACTGATAGATATGGGCGAAGAAATTGGCCTGGCTACGGTTTACCGCGTACTGAACCAATTTGATGATGCCGGCATTGTGACCCGTCACAATTTCGAAGGCGGCAAGTCCGTATTCGAACTGACCCAGCAGCATCACCACGATCACCTGATTTGCCTGGACTGCGGCAAAGTGATCGAATTCAGCGATGAATCTATCGAAGTTCGTCAGCGTGATATCGCCAAGCAGCACGGCATCAAGCTCAGCAACCACAGCCTGTACCTGTATGGCCACTGTGAAGCCGGTGACTGCCGCGAAGACGAAACTCTGCACGATAAAAAATAATGCCCTCAACCGGCATTGAGAACCGCCTTCATGGCGGTTTTTTTATGCCCATAGCCCGGTGACGAACAGATAAAAAAATCCCCGGACAGGTCCGGGGAAAGTTCACAGCTTGAAATACAACAATTGCAGCGGCACTTCTCTCTCGCTTCCCACTTACACTCACTTCACCGTCAACTCACCCGCCGACACGCGGGTGGGCAAACCTCTTCACAGCTCATACTCAAGAAACAACAGCCGATCAAAAAATAACGACCAGGCCTGATCGAACACACCTCGGACACGGAATCCCTTGTTCAGATAGATTTGGCTGGCCTCACTGCTTTGCCATACGCACAGCACGATATTTTTCGCCTGTTGCCGATCTGCCTGCTGCTTTATCAGGGCAAACATCTGATTAAAATGCCCTTGCCCGCGGAATTGGCTCTCAATTGCCAGGCTGCAGATAAAATAATCGTCAGCAGCGCACTGGCTTTGCACAAAGCGATCGTATGCCTCATCAAGCGGCCTCATTTCATCGCGATAAAGGTAGTCCGCTTCTATGCCATACAGTTCGCTAACGGTGGCCGCGTTGAAAAAGCCGACAAACGCTCCACGCCGGTCGTAAGCCACCGTGATCAACCCCAGATAAGGCTCAATATTTTGCGCCTGCTGTAACGACACCAGATCCAGCCCGGCCCGGTTGCCAACAGAACAGTACTCCAGGTAACTGGTACTAAAAATCAGCTTCGCCATGCGAGTTTTATCGGCTTCACTGGCCTGCCGCCCCGGTAGAAAATGCAAAGCCCCGCCCGGATCCGGCACCACCGCTTCCCCTATTCCAGCAGTCGGACACCAGTAATTCCCCACCGCAATCTGCCGTCGGTTATCAGCAATCAGGTATTCCCCAAAAAGCTGGTTTACCCGATCAAGCGTGCGGTCATGGGAAAGCACGGAATAATAGTGGTAATGGTCGATATCGGAACGGATCTGCGCTGGATAGGCCATACGCGGCACTTCATCGACGGTAAATATTTCCGCATAACGAGCCAGATCCAGCGGCTGTTCAAGCTGCCAATCCAGCTGTTCCAGGCGGCTGACGCATTGCTGGTAGCTAAACTGTTCCTCCTGCGACAGCGGTAGCCGCTCATTGGTGATCACATCTTCCAACAGACGCATACCGCGAATACCACAGGTGACTGCCTGTGGGTGCGCATCATAATGGACGCCATAATCCTGACAGAAGCGGTCGTGACTGAGGAAGGACCGGCCTATGTGGCGACTCCACAGCTGATAAAAGGGATCGAACAATTTCCGCTCATAAACCGAATTCTTGTCCGGCACTTCACCGCTTTGCGCCGCATAGATCTGATCCAACCCCGCCAACATCCGGCACAGCGAGATATCTCCTTTGCGGCTGATAATCATGCCGGTCTCATCGAGAAACAGATTCAACCAGCTAACGTGG is part of the Serratia quinivorans genome and encodes:
- a CDS encoding Glycosyltransferase sugar-binding region containing DXD motif, giving the protein MVASAETNDWVGMLWVWEAQQLARDAYFIPVPVIKGGYLGEYDAGNHRLQVHSLSELAQKRVGDNLRFIHQLHDKRYYATLSDYFRFLILIEMGGLYMDIDTLPHRSATLFLTKPELPDYLQFLPAGEVSHVSWLNLFLDETGMIISRKGDISLCRMLAGLDQIYAAQSGEVPDKNSVYERKLFDPFYQLWSRHIGRSFLSHDRFCQDYGVHYDAHPQAVTCGIRGMRLLEDVITNERLPLSQEEQFSYQQCVSRLEQLDWQLEQPLDLARYAEIFTVDEVPRMAYPAQIRSDIDHYHYYSVLSHDRTLDRVNQLFGEYLIADNRRQIAVGNYWCPTAGIGEAVVPDPGGALHFLPGRQASEADKTRMAKLIFSTSYLEYCSVGNRAGLDLVSLQQAQNIEPYLGLITVAYDRRGAFVGFFNAATVSELYGIEADYLYRDEMRPLDEAYDRFVQSQCAADDYFICSLAIESQFRGQGHFNQMFALIKQQADRQQAKNIVLCVWQSSEASQIYLNKGFRVRGVFDQAWSLFFDRLLFLEYEL
- the pgm gene encoding Phosphoglucomutase; protein product: MANNPRAGQPAQQSDLINVAQLTSQYYVLQPEAGNAAHAVKFGTSGHRGSALRHSFNENHILAIAQAIAEVRHQQGVTGPCYVGKDTHALSEPAFISVLEVLTANGVDVVVQENNGFTPTPAVSHAILCHNRNGGALADGIVITPSHNPPEDGGIKYNPTNGGPADTNLTSVIEKRANELLSLQLQGVQRQSLDKAWNSGRVHAQDLVQPYVEGLVDIVDMPAIQRAGLKLGVDPLGGSGIAYWQRIAEHYKLDLTLVNDSIDQTFRFMHLDHDGVIRMDCSSVPAMGGLLALRDKFDLAFANDPDYDRHGIVTPKGLMNPNHYLAVSINYLFQHRPQWGADVAVGKTLVSSAMIDRVVASLGRKLVEVPVGFKWFVDGLYDGSLGFGGEESAGASFLRFNGKPWSTDKDGMIMCLLAAEITAVTGENPQNHYEDLAKRFGAPSYNRIQAPATSAQKAALSKLSPEMVKADTLAGDPITARLTAAPGNGAPIGGLKVMTDNGWFAARPSGTEEAYKIYCESFLGAEHREKIEHEAVEIVSAVLASAK
- the fldA gene encoding Flavodoxin-1, which encodes MANVGIFFGSDTGNTENIAKMIQKILKQQFGDDVCEIHDIAKSSKEDLEGFDILLLGIPTWYYGEAQCDWDDFFPTLEDIDFNGKLVALFGCGDQEDYAEYFCDAMGTIRDIIEPRGAAIVGHWPTKGYHFEASKGLASDSHFIGLAIDEDRQPELTNERVEGWVKQIVEELSLAEIVG
- a CDS encoding LexA regulated protein, whose protein sequence is MAKEQTDRTTLDLFADERRPGRPKTNPLSRDEQLRINKRNQLRRDKVRGLRRVELKINADAVDALNKLAEQRNISRSELIEQMLLAQLADDQPEH
- the ybfF_1 gene encoding Esterase ybfF, translated to MNFAMKLHYQLLACESDALPVVLIHGLFGNLDNLGVLARDLNQQHSVIKVDLRNHGLSPRSEVMTYPEMARDLLTLLDDLQLDKVIVIGPLDGRQSGDGADGNRT
- a CDS encoding Domain of Uncharacterised Function with PDB structure, translating into MPGHRFRITVEALSDRKGEPVEKAPLSFEVENHDDILGIVERIKAREDLNFGENNSAAFAVGLKLFSEVMIENRKHPVFAPLREAFKEFMIGLKKGPQQ
- the fur gene encoding Ferric uptake regulation protein: MTDNNTALKKAGLKVTLPRLKILEVLQNPECHHVSAEDLYKKLIDMGEEIGLATVYRVLNQFDDAGIVTRHNFEGGKSVFELTQQHHHDHLICLDCGKVIEFSDESIEVRQRDIAKQHGIKLSNHSLYLYGHCEAGDCREDETLHDKK
- the ybfF_2 gene encoding Esterase ybfF, with amino-acid sequence MGGKAAMALTAIAPERVEKLIVIDVAPVDYQTRRHDEIFVALQAVSAAGITQRQQAAELMRDYLKEEGVIQFLLKSFHQGEWRFNLPVLIEQYENITGWQEVPAWPHPTLFIRGGLSPYVQDSYRADIARQFPQARAHVVAGTGHWVHAEKPEAVLRAIHRFLGEA
- the kdpD gene encoding Sensor protein KdpD; its protein translation is MVEEEQQRPDPDSLLALANEKPRGRLKVFFGACAGVGKTYAMLQEAQRLRAQGLNVLVGVVETHGRSETAALLGGLDLLAQKRIQYRGRMVQEFDLDAALARHPALILMDELAHSNAHGSRHPKRWQDVEELLDAGIDVLTTVNVQHLESLNDVVGGVTGVRVRETVPDHVFDEATEVVLVDLPPDDLRQRLNEGKVYIPGQAERAIEHFFRKGNLIALRELALRRTADRVDDQMRAFRDTQGRERVWHTRDSILLCVGHNSGNEKLVRIAARLAARLGCHWHAVYVETPKLHRLPESQRRAILRALRLAQELGAETATLSEPDEERAVLRYAREHNLGKIIIGRRSEQRWKLRGSFADRLGKLGPDLDLVIVALENDSPPQPGKEHDSRNFGEKWRMQLRGCAVAVALCALITLLSQWLLPGFDQANLVMVYLLGVAIVALFFGRWPSVLAAVINVASFDLFFVQPEWSFAVSDMQYLLTFGVMLTVGITIGNLTAGVRYQARVARYREQRARHLYEISRGLSQALTTEDIAKTSRHFLSSSFQAKTVLLLPQEDGKLQQMVGETGGLLSVDEAIARWSFDKGMPAGAGTDTLPGVPYQLLPLATSKQTFGLLAIEPSNLRQLMVPEQQRLLQTFAVLIASALERLHLARSAEEAKLDAEREQLRNSLLAALSHDLRTPLTVLFGQAEILTLDLAAEGSNHATQASQIRQQVLSTTRLVNNLLDMARIQSGGFNLRKEWQSLEEIVGASLHMLEPLMTQHQIKVELPAELVLVNCDGSLLERVFTNLLENANKYAGYDATIGIRAHTLPEWLEVEVWDDGPGIPEGKMQLIFDKFSRGNKESAIPGVGLGLAICRAIIEVHGGRIWAENGANGGASFRFVLPLEKPPEIDSEAFDL
- the yqjI gene encoding Transcriptional regulator YqjI, translated to MFHRLDSHRRHGGHPEHEEGLCHHHRRRGGRHHFGGDHGEEHGRGGRGGRGGRHRMFEHGDLRLVLLALVARKPSHGYELIKAIDEASSGLYVPSPGVIYPTLTLLEEQDFLEPITSSNGRKSYQITELGQNELQKHQAVVDVILARLAGADRGHHHHGNLAEGISDAMNRLRSLLRGNVMRADLSAQQVERINAALLTAVAAIESEMNITPTAQENE
- the kdpE gene encoding KDP operon transcriptional regulatory protein KdpE, which encodes MSNTPTNILIVEDEKEIRRFVRTALESEGLRVFESETLQRGLIEAGTRKPDLIILDLGLPDGDGLNYIRDLRQWSAIPVIVLSARNAEEDKIAALDAGADDYLSKPFGIGELLARVRVALRRHSGSLQESPLVSFSEITVDLINRRVLRQGEDLHLTPIEFRLLAELLANSGKVLTQRQLLSHVWGPNYVEHSHYLRIYMGHLRQKLEADPARPKHLLTETGVGYRFMP
- the seqA gene encoding Negative modulator of initiation of replication — protein: MKTIEVDEELYRYIASHTQHIGESASDILRRMLKFTAGQPLRAVPAASAQSAEQDKIVAASRPRDRVRAVRELLLSDEYAEQNKAVNRFMLVLSTLYTLDAAGFATATEALHGRTRTYFAGDQQTLLANGTHTKPKHVPGTPYWVITNTNTGRKRSMVEHIMQAMQFPAELTEKVCGTI